From Theileria annulata chromosome 1, complete sequence, *** SEQUENCING IN PROGRESS ***, one genomic window encodes:
- a CDS encoding cyclophilin 1, putative (Signal peptide predicted for TA19600 by SignalP 2.0 HMM (Signal peptide probability 0.608, signal anchor probability 0.198) with cleavage site probability 0.308 between residues 24 and 25) — protein MHLRQNIKLLCLVYQLFFYSSCLKFYNQPKHYSSFINRSILTRRHKLFNLFSQTEPEMSKRPRVYFDLTVGGVKAGRVVFELFSDVVPKTAENFRALCTGEKSTPGNTLHYKGSTFHRVIPNFMCQGGDFTHHNGTGGRSIYGLKFNDENFNLKHDRPFLLSMANAGPNTNGSQFFVTTVVTQWLDGKHVVFGEVVEGKDVVKAVEAVGTQSGKPTKTVVVEDCGELL, from the exons ATGCATCTTAGACAAAATATCAAGCTATTGTGCTTAGTTTAccaattatttttttattccAGCTGCTTAAAATTCTACAATCAACCCAAGCATTACTCCTCATTTATAAACAGATCTATTTTAACTAGAAGGCATAAACTTTTTAACTTATTTTCACAAACAGAACCAGAAATGTCAAAGAGACCACGTGTGTATTTCGATTTAACCGTCGGCGGAGTTAAGGCAGGACGCGTCGTTTTCGAa TTGTTTAGCGACGTTGTACCTAAAACTGCCGAGAACTTTAGGGCTTTGTGCACTGGAGAAAAGAGCACTCCAGGAAACACACTCCACTACAA GGGCTCAACATTTCACCGCGTGATCCCGAATTTTATGTGCCAAGGAGGTGATTTCACACACCATAACGGCACTGGAGGGAGGAGCATATACGGGCTTAAGTTTAACGATGAAAACTTCAACCTGAAGCATGACAGGCCATTTCTGTTGTCCATGGCGAACGCAGGACCCAATACCAATGGCTCCCAGTTCTTCGTAACCACAGTGGTAACCCAGTGGTTGGATGGAAAGCACGTCGTTTTCGGCGAG GTGGTTGAAGGAAAAGATGTGGTCAAGGCAGTTGAAGCCGTTGGAACTCAAAGCGGAAAACCAACAAAAACTGTAGTTGTTGAGGACTGTGGAGAATTATTGTGA
- a CDS encoding damage-specific DNA binding protein 1, putative, protein MYGYFVTTAPSGATLKAIRCRLVKDSLKEYLVCLKRHSIEVYSLENNQNRTVNKDGNHFNPPVLTSVLNANSTFVNFIDYRPPTETQTHLLVLTRNFTLFLLTYHENLSKFTSKAVSSLQELHGRPNYENIIFKVDSGYNLLIFYGYHRVLKCIVLDPNNYFNFSDLVTIRTNDAIFVDFEFISSEYTEKLDTSRASSTTKRKNTLTNTPSRSFSGSSSSSISNDIQFKSPTRNSTFYFLESSLIILGEDNVYGSNKTPVRWVYGMKLMFEIEILNGCKRFNSYTHTPLFGDPIKLSVPYSKLIPLNLVNKTNRYDSVMLLGPGSTGFISFKSPRHVKQFKINNAITEVTCCCAYRENKFIFGDDNGGLYLLRLSISALRKTVNTVKRRAVYSPGMSSSSGSQNNSTVSSQQSNKSLSGEQEFMVSEVMAVKLGNFPVPSSLIKLDEEHIFYTSKMGDSSILSINSILNSSNRYEQNSEQSDRNSTEWAQTNLGPITDFAYREETSSGETTILACCGMGNSGSFCEIYLGLSSEIIHESDVPGVLNLFSVPMKSLYNSTSSLLCISFFRFTKFYNFSLSSVEPSEPPDLINLEVPEPAQSRRVNVGRVNKRQKAREALINALENNTRSNQTVTKVINNSHNPPNNSNRTGKITKFENNVFLCNEKTILLSHLRNGNILQVTPRNIVFVNDSFKTVKRTKISQIVRLADDKLAVSSVVCNPYIILLLSNNCIVALEFDLKLVSSRNLEFNVSAMGCITKNDLLNSDLGIFAGAGGLLAVSSWDSNNVILFLTVKDLKVVCSHKISLDYDIFAVSIKFAKINTNVYLLLSLSNGVLYIYQLTKIDRTIKFTLVNKSKLSLWSFKLLELKVNNDEDEDTCNLSKVHLITTGPKSYVIHPKNGKINYTKINTDNLHTMTTIANLKSVENTEKQEMLVIYNNHKSVVVGKLNLLNNFNVQKILKGSNFNKVVYHSKTKLAVISTIPQYIINPSNLTTNTPINSQNTDVLESGYTSATNTQSQLSPCASQQSNNSTDFNSQLSLPDSLLICMNDDAVLSGTDTTNVPSEILLVDIDTKEVVYRLSMPQDHLISSMHKYTHAELGKDYIVFGTSKVSEANDVPTEGFLYFLEVYKESESCTVIVNRNTEPFKGGVVEITSLNKYLVIAVNSTVMVIALPGPNDNSNSNDNTSTSVAVKDSDCNVKKNILELVDINDSSTLIPKIDENTPFLDVVASYDSNTFVVSLDTKDDVIFVGDLMTSVKMLKFRDNSLHETCRDFNTLWTTSLVAVDNSSCLVSDDSGNFMLLKKVKHPVTDQQSIKFDKIGLFHHGEVVNKILKRTEMPIHHEADTTITRNNPREFMVSSRVICESETNSPSETSSLNEHNNLFKGFFTCATTSGSLFQVCFFEDLKMFLKLSLLEHTMQLVQKDLGNIPSRNQRNFEDLHSNIPTRGFVDGDLVESFLKLPDSLKKWVFDTMLINSKQLGIKLNSLESLLYEVDRIKHLRLE, encoded by the exons atgTATGGGTACTTTGTTACGACTGCGCCCAGCGGAGCCACTCTTAAGGCAATAAGATGTAGATTAGTCAAAGATTCCTTAAAGGAATACCTAGTTTGCCTAAAAAGGCACTCAATAGAAGTTTATTCACTCGAAAACAATCAAAATAGGACTGTAAACAAAGATGGGAATCATTTCAACCCGCCAGTGTTAACTTCTGTACTAAATGCAAACAGTacatttgttaattttatagatTACAGACCACCAACAGAAACACAAACACATTTGTTAGTTCTAACCCGAAATTTTACACTTTTCCTACTCACTTATCACGAAAACCTTTCAAAATTCACCTCCAAAGCAGTTTCATCTTTACAG GAACTGCATGGTAGGCCGAATTAtgagaatataatatttaaagtgGATTCTGGATATAATCTATTGATATTTTATGGATATCACAGAGTGTTAAAGTGCATAGTCTTGGACCCTAACAATTACTTCAACTTCTCAGATCTTGTCACAATTAGAACAAATGACGCCATTTTCGTGGATTTCGAGTTCATTTCTTCAGAATACACTGAAAAACTCGATACCTCGAGAGCATCTAGTACGACAAAGAGGAAGAATACATTGACAAATACCCCGAGTAGAAGCTTTAGCGGCTCTAGCTCAAGCTCAATTAGCAACGATATTCAATTTAAATCGCCAACGAGGAACAGTACGTTTTATTTTCTGGAGTCAAGTTTGATAATTCTTGGCGAGGATAATGTGTATGGGAGTAATAAAACACCAGTCAGATGGGTATATGGAATGAAACTGATGTTTGAGATTGAGATACTGAACGGCTGTAAAAGATTCAACTCATACACTCACACACCTCTTTTTGGTGACCCAATAAAACTATCAGTTCCCTATAGCAAATTAATACCACTCAATCTGGTCAACAAAACAAACAGGTACGATAGCGTGATGCTGTTAGGTCCTGGATCAACGGGTTTTATAAGTTTTAAGAGCCCAAGACATGTAAAACAGTTTAAAATCAACAACGCAATCACTGAAGTAACTTGTTGTTGTGCGTATagagaaaataaattcatttttggTGATGATAATGGAGGATTGTACCTGCTTAGGCTATCAATCTCAGCACTAAGAAAAACAGTAAATACAGTTAAGAGAAGAGCAGTATATTCCCCTGGAATGAGTTCAAGTTCTGGCTCGCAAAATAATTCTACGGTTTCTAGTCAACAAAGTAATAAAAGTTTAAGCGGTGAGCAAGAATTTATGGTAAGCGAAGTAATGGCTGTGAAGCTGGGGAACTTTCCAGTTCCTTCATCCCTAATAAAGTTGGATGAGGaacatattttttatacaaGTAAAATGGGTGACTCATCTATTCTATCTATTAACTCAATTCTTAATTCCAGTAACAGATATGAACAAAACTCTGAACAGAGTGACCGTAACAGTACTGAGTGGGCACAAACTAATTTGGGACCGATAACAGACTTTGCATACCGAGAAGAAACGTCCTCAGGAGAAACTACAATCTTGGCATGTTGTGGGATGGGGAATTCAGGGTCATTTTGTGAAATTTATTTAGGGCTATCGTCAGAAATTATCCACGAAAGTGATGTTCCGGGAGTCCTTAATCTGTTCTCAGTCCCCATGAAGAGTCTCTACAATTCCACCTCTTCACTCCTATGTATATCATTCTTTAGGTTTACCAAATTTTATAACTTCAGTTTATCAAGTGTTGAACCTTCTGAGCCTCCAgatttgattaatttggAGGTGCCAGAACCTGCACAGAGTAGGAGAGTTAATGTTGGCAGAGTAAACAAAAGACAAAAGGCAAGGGAAGCGCTTATTAATGCTCtggaaaataatacaaGATCAAATCAGACTGTGACtaaagtaataaataattctcATAATCCACCAAACAACTCTAATAGAACTGGAAAAATAACAAAGTTTGAGAATAACGTATTTTTATGCAATGAAAAAACAATTTTGTTAAGTCATCTAAGAAATGGGAACATATTACAGGTTACTCCAAGAAATATAGTTTTCGTTAACGATTCATTTAAAACGGTCAAAAGAACAAAGATCTCCCAGATTGTAAGATTAGCTGATGACAAGTTGGCGGTTTCTTCAGTTGTTTGTAATCCgtacattattttattactgTCGAACAATTGTATAGTAGCATTGGAGTTCGATTTAAAATTGGTCAGCAGCAGGAACCTTGAGTTTAACGTGTCTGCAATGGGTTGTATAACTAAAAACGACCTTCTCAACTCTGATCTTGGTATATTTGCAGGTGCAGGAGGTTTATTAGCCGTCAGTAGCTGGGATAGTAATAATGTGATATTATTCCTGACAGTTAAGGACCTGAAAGTGGTTTGTTCCCACAAAATAAGCCTGGATTATGATATATTTGCGGTTAGCATAAAATTCGCCAAGATTAATACTAATGTGTACCTGCTGTTGTCCCTTTCAAACGGggttttatatatttaccAACTAACAAAGATTGATAGaactataaaatttacattGGTTAACAAGtcaaaattatcattatgGTCATTTAAATTGCTTGAACTGAAGGTGAACAATGATGAGGATGAGGATACATGTAACCTTTCAAAGGTCCATTTAATCACAACAGGACCAAAATCATACGTTATTCACCCTAAAAACGggaaaattaattataccAAAATTAATACCGACAATTTGCACACAATGACGACTATAGCTAACCTAAAAAGTGTAGAAAACACAGAAAAACAAGAAATGCTggtaatatataataaccACAAAAGTGTGGTGGTGGGAAAATTGAACTtgttgaataattttaacgTACAAAAGATATTGAAAGGGTCCAACTTTAATAAAGTGGTTTACCACAGCAAGACTAAATTGGCAGTAATATCAACTATTCCCcagtatattattaatccAAGTAATTTAACCACCAATACTCCCATTAACTCACAGAACACAGATGTGTTGGAGAGTGGTTACACATCTGCAACTAACACACAATCTCAACTTTCTCCCTGCGCAAGTCAACAATCTAATAACTCAACCGACTTTAACTCACAGCTATCATTGCCAGATAGCTTATTAATCTGTATGAATGATGATGCGGTTTTGAGTGGAACTGACACCACAAACGTACCCAGTGAGATATTGTTGGTGGATATTGACACCAAAGAAGTTGTCTATAGGTTAAGTATGCCACAGGATCATTTAATCTCAAGCATGCACAAATACACCCATGCTGAGCTCGGTAAGGACTACATTGTTTTTGGCACATCTAAGGTGTCCGAGGCCAACGATGTACCCACCGAGGGCTTCTTGTATTTTCTAGAGGTTTATAAGGAATCGGAATCTTGTACAGTTATAGTGAACAGGAACACTGAGCCTTTTAAGGGCGGAGTTGTTGAAATCACCAgtttaaacaaatatttggTAATTGCAGTTAATTCTACAGTTATGGTTATTGCTCTTCCAGGTCCTAATGACAATTCCAATTCCAATGACAATACCAGTACCAGTGTCGCTGTTAAGGATAGTGATTGTAACGTAAAGAAAAATATTCTTGAACTGGTTGATATAAACGATTCTTCCACGTTGATCCCTAAAATAGATGAAAATACCCCGTTCCTGGATGTTGTTGCCAGCTACGACTCGAACACGTTTGTAGTATCGCTGGACACCAAGGATGACGTGATTTTTGTGGGCGATCTTATGACCTCAGTCAAGATGCTCAAGTTCAGAGATAACAGCTTACACGAGACTTGTAGGGATTTTAACACGCTGTGGACAACTTCACTGGTTGCAGTGGATAACTCTTCATGTCTCGTTTCTGACGATTCAGGGAATTTTATGCTCCTTAAAAAAGTTAAACACCCAGTCACAGACCAACAGTCCATCAAGTTCGATAAAATAGGCCTGTTCCACCATGGCGAGGTTGTAAACAAGATTCTAAAACGGACCGAAATGCCGATTCACCATGAGGCAGATACCACCATAACGAGGAACAATCCAA gAGAATTTATGGTTTCTAGTCGAGTAATTTGTGAAAGTGAGACTAATAGCCCTTCTGAGACCTCAAGCCTTAACGAGCACAACAATTTGTTCAAGGGTTTCTTTACCTGCGCCACAACTTCTGGCAGTTTGTTCCAGGTCTGCTTCTTTGAGGATTTGAAGATGTTCCTGAAGCTGTCACTGCTCGAACACACCATGCAGCTCGTTCAAAAGGACCTTGGGAACATCCCAAGCAGGAACCAAAGGAACTTTGAGGACTTGCATTCCAATATTCCCACCAGAGGTTTCGTTGATGGGGATCTCGTCGAGTCGTTTCTCAAACTTCCAGACTCTCTCAAAAAGTGGGTCTTTGATACTATGCTCATTAACTCAAAGCAGCTTGGAATTAAGCTGAACTCTCTTGAGTCCCTACTTTATGAAGTTGATCGTATTAAACACCTAAGACTTGAATAA
- a CDS encoding mrna capping enzyme subunit, putative (Weak Pfam hit (3.9e-02) to mRNA_triPase domain) encodes MLKEPLNTISGSSAIYCDVIPSLLAERIDQLSVYGPLFEALTNNHFIRSGYNLNSGSVFSKPECHLEVEVRLGFIQNIRSEHRFTLPITTDTLLASRAPVKFVPGVTEDQYNAARNFLIETSDEDDLRNEWTTCLNSCTINRFFEIQGYEELVRISVLSDSNSPVNRQQKEPIDAIRKVNLLTWNISSGSNEEPSEDSEEFSTGLEGLDYRIAINLEYKVPLTNLPTTSNAKYCRRRLRDSFVHTESKMRFDLSKVEDVTENKDPTTSKFEIEIELLGEEIVKTLMDKTLSSDQRLMNLKYYCSTLIRSSRYIMDLLSSKNERLKYSSFINSISEKVGVYDLRIVSQDAESVERYKRYLSPQLPLIGDYLYRTVSVNLEKNPDMYNNRKSLYTQETQDIPGPFVVKIDTNGHRYVTIDK; translated from the exons ATGCTAAAGGAGCCATTAAATACAATAAGTGGCAGCTCAGCTATATATTGTGATGTGATTCCATCACTTTTAGCTGAAAGGATAGATCAGCTGTCAGTATATGGACCTCTTTTTGAAGCACTTACTAATAATCACTTTATTAGATCTGGTTACAACCTTAATTCAGGCTCTGTTTTCAGTAAACCTGAGTGTCACCTCGAAGTTGAAGTTCGTCTAGGCTTTATACAGAATATACGATCTGAGCATCGATTCACACTGCCAATTACAACTGATACGCTGTTGGCTTCAAGAGCGCCAGTGAAATTTGTTCCAGGGGTTACAGAAGACCAATATAACGCAGCGAGAAACTTTTTGATTGAGACCTCAGACGAAGATGACCTAAGGAACGAGTGGACTACTTGCCTAAATTCCTGTACCATAAATAGATTTTTCGAGATTCAAGGATACGAAGAACTGGTAAGAATAAGTGTTCTAAGTGATTCAAATTCCCCAGTTAACAGACAGCAAAAGGAACCAATTGACGCTATAAGAAAGGTTAACCTGCTCACATGGAACATTAGCTCAGGATCAAATGAGGAGCCGAGCGAAGATTCTGAAGAATTTTCTACAGGGCTTGAAGGACTTGACTACAGAATTGCAATAAATCTTGAGTATAAAGTCCCACTAACTAATTTGCCAACTACTAGTAACGCTAAATACTGTAGAAGAAGATTAAGAGATTCATTCGTTCATACTGAAA gTAAGATGAGATTTGATTTGTCAAAGGTGGAGGATGTAACAGAGAATAAGGATCCCACAACTTCGAAGTTTGAGATCGAGATAGAACTTTTAGGTGAAGAGATCGTGAAGACGTTGATGGACAAAACACTCAGTTCGGACCAGCGCCTCATGAATCTAAAGTACTATTGCTCAACGCTGATAAGGTCATCGAGGTACATTATGGACCTCCTCTCCAGTAAAAATGAGCGCCTAAAGTATTCCTCTTTCATAAACTCAATTTCGGAAAAGGTGGGGGTATACGACCTTAGGATAGTATCCCAAGATGCAGAGTCAGTTGAAAGGTATAAGAGATACCTATCACCACAGCTTCCACTGATCGGTGATTACCTCTACAGAACAGTTTCAGTTAACCTGGAAAAAAACCCAGACATGTACAATAATAGGAAATCCCTATATACACAAGAAACCCAAGATATACCGGGACCATTTGTAGTCAAAATCGATACAAATGGACATAGATATGTAACAATAGATAAATGA